The Scatophagus argus isolate fScaArg1 chromosome 20, fScaArg1.pri, whole genome shotgun sequence genome window below encodes:
- the gas1b gene encoding growth arrest-specific protein 1b, whose amino-acid sequence MASRVILMERTAVLLCSVLILIIGLCVGSPNHSRRLVCWKAILKCHGEPECHYAYDQYLYACASVINGDRKKCPSHCISSLIQLNLTQSGPALEDCDCALDSVCKSTKQAIEPCLPRTHTMGCTEARRQCEMDLSCSSAMRDYLFHCRKLFGGQRCSDECRRVIANMSSVPKAQLLDTCVCDGTERNICEYIKVSMKTLCSDSNERLAGSGFSDSEEDLEDDYIEQEDYQYVENSSDAKPGQTVFNVLTTILVLTKLI is encoded by the coding sequence ATGGCAAGTCGTGTCATATTGATGGAGCGGACGGCGGTTTTGTTGTGCAGTGTATTGATCCTAATCATCGGTTTATGTGTCGGGTCTCCTAACCACAGCCGTCGGCTGGTCTGCTGGAAAGCCATCCTGAAGTGTCACGGGGAGCCGGAGTGCCATTACGCGTACGATCAGTACCTTTATGCCTGCGCATCTGTCATCAATGGGGACCGCAAGAAGTGCCCAAGTCACTGCATATCCTCTCTCATTCAGCTCAACCTAACCCAAAGCGGCCCGGCTCTGGAGGACTGCGACTGCGCTCTGGACTCAGTCTGCAAGAGCACCAAACAAGCCATCGAGCCGTGCCTGCCGCGTACCCACACCATGGGCTGCACCGAGGCCCGACGACAGTGTGAGATGGACCTGTCCTGTAGCTCAGCTATGAGGGATTATTTATTCCACTGCAGAAAACTTTTCGGCGGGCAAAGGTGCTCGGACGAGTGCCGCAGGGTGATAGCCAACATGAGCTCCGTGCCGAAAGCGCAACTGCTGGACACTTGTGTGTGCGATGGCACGGAGAGGAACATATGCGAGTACATAAAAGTCAGCATGAAAACTTTATGCTCTGATTCTAACGAGAGGTTAGCAGGAAGCGGCTTTTCAGACTCTGAGGAGGATCTTGAGGATGATTACATCGAACAGGAGGATTATCAATACGTGGAAAACTCGAGTGACGCCAAACCTGGTCAGACTGTGTTTAATGTCCTGACCACCATTTTGGTTTTAACCAAATTAAtctga